The Desmonostoc muscorum LEGE 12446 genome includes a region encoding these proteins:
- a CDS encoding pentapeptide repeat-containing protein, protein MLTVIINAFHVMRNILPINHNQFSQILLKIYDFQEQVKRIQHHSPKQRLKIAIKQLGNNTMEISVAIINDLEQIAHNHPQYHWIIMDILTSFIRENAAYTPQKEVISNPGAKVRGDIQAALTVIARRDVNKDPENEQLDLSHTDIRGANLNGANLEQTNLYQANLAGANLTEANLEGAILSAANLEGANLYSANLKGAILSATNLQRANLQKANLHRASLYLANLHGVVLDDAILDGANFREAKFSQ, encoded by the coding sequence ATGTTGACAGTAATTATTAATGCTTTTCATGTCATGAGAAATATTTTACCAATAAATCACAACCAGTTCTCACAAATACTTCTCAAGATATATGATTTTCAGGAACAGGTTAAACGAATTCAGCATCACTCGCCAAAACAGCGTTTAAAAATAGCAATTAAACAGTTAGGTAATAACACAATGGAAATTAGTGTAGCTATAATCAATGATTTAGAGCAAATTGCCCATAATCATCCGCAGTACCACTGGATAATCATGGACATTCTGACTAGTTTTATCCGCGAAAATGCTGCTTACACACCGCAAAAGGAAGTTATCAGCAACCCTGGTGCAAAAGTTCGTGGAGATATTCAAGCGGCTCTGACTGTTATCGCTAGAAGAGATGTCAATAAAGATCCAGAAAATGAGCAGCTTGATTTGAGTCATACGGACATCAGAGGAGCAAACTTGAATGGAGCTAATTTAGAACAGACAAATCTTTATCAAGCTAATCTTGCTGGGGCTAACCTAACAGAAGCCAATTTAGAGGGAGCAATCCTCAGTGCAGCTAATTTAGAAGGAGCCAACCTATACTCAGCTAACCTCAAAGGGGCAATCCTCAGCGCAACCAACCTCCAAAGGGCGAATCTCCAAAAAGCTAACCTGCATCGTGCCAGTTTATATCTAGCTAACCTGCATGGGGTAGTTCTCGATGATGCCATACTTGATGGGGCAAATTTCAGGGAAGCCAAATTTTCTCAGTAA
- a CDS encoding helix-turn-helix domain-containing protein → MSVTKSLGTLDLIRELRHQLNVSQKQFAARLGVSFKTVNRWENGHTLPSPLALKLIEEMIRQMGEPGKRLLKQYFPEAESRYDS, encoded by the coding sequence ATGTCTGTAACAAAATCACTGGGAACTTTAGATTTAATTCGAGAACTGCGGCATCAACTCAATGTTTCTCAGAAACAATTTGCCGCTAGATTAGGAGTTTCATTCAAAACAGTGAATCGTTGGGAGAATGGCCATACACTGCCCTCACCGTTAGCGCTAAAACTCATAGAAGAAATGATCCGCCAGATGGGTGAACCAGGCAAAAGACTGCTAAAACAGTATTTTCCAGAAGCAGAATCCCGTTATGATTCATAA
- a CDS encoding B12-binding domain-containing radical SAM protein, translating to MTVNLKSLENPIALGADSKTAANAAKNRYIPLHHRRILCIFPKYSRSFGTFHYAYPLTGNVRAFMPPQGILIVAAYLPQEWEVRFIDENVKSATKADYQWADVVIVSGMHIQKPQINQINELAHRAGKITVVGGPSVSGCPEYYPEFDILHLGELGDATDRLIEYLDQNSERPQGQIRFETKERLPLTEFPTPAYHLLNLNDYFLANVQFSSGCPYRCEFCDIPELYGRNPRMKAPEQVVAELDAMRQSGNLGAVYFVDDNFVGDRRAAMKLLPHLIDWQKRNGYPIQFACEATLNLAQSPKLLEMMREAYFCTIFCGIETPEPEALHAISKDQNLSMPILKAIQVLNSYGMEVVSGIIIGLDTDTPETGDRILEFIRASQIPMLTINLLHALPRTPLWRRLEAEGRLVFDENRESNVEFLMPYEEVVEMWRRCITTAYEPEFLYQRFAYNIEHTYPNRIEVPNSPARTSGANIRKGLTYLINILLRIGIFSNYRQTFWKMAKPALKAGNIENLIHVGLVGHHLIKFAQDCAKNEESASFYSQKILTKVRS from the coding sequence ATGACTGTAAATCTCAAGTCTTTAGAAAATCCAATTGCTCTGGGGGCCGATTCCAAAACGGCTGCTAATGCTGCAAAAAACCGCTACATTCCCTTGCATCATCGACGTATCCTTTGTATCTTTCCCAAGTACAGCCGCTCATTTGGCACATTTCATTATGCCTACCCACTCACAGGTAACGTCCGGGCTTTTATGCCACCCCAAGGTATTTTAATTGTGGCTGCTTATTTGCCTCAAGAATGGGAAGTCCGGTTTATTGATGAGAATGTCAAATCAGCAACTAAAGCTGATTATCAATGGGCTGATGTGGTAATTGTCAGTGGAATGCATATCCAAAAACCACAGATTAATCAAATTAATGAACTTGCCCATCGAGCGGGCAAAATCACAGTTGTTGGTGGCCCTTCTGTATCTGGTTGCCCAGAATATTATCCAGAATTTGATATTTTACATTTGGGTGAATTGGGAGATGCAACCGATCGCCTGATCGAGTATCTAGACCAAAATTCAGAACGTCCCCAAGGGCAAATTCGCTTTGAAACCAAAGAACGTTTACCTCTGACTGAATTCCCGACCCCAGCTTATCATTTATTGAACCTCAATGATTATTTCCTGGCAAACGTGCAGTTTTCCAGTGGTTGCCCTTATCGTTGCGAGTTTTGTGATATTCCAGAACTCTATGGACGCAATCCCCGAATGAAAGCGCCAGAGCAAGTTGTCGCTGAGTTAGATGCAATGCGACAATCAGGCAATTTGGGAGCAGTGTATTTTGTCGATGATAACTTTGTTGGCGATCGCCGCGCTGCCATGAAGTTGCTTCCTCACCTGATTGACTGGCAAAAGCGCAATGGTTATCCCATCCAGTTTGCTTGTGAAGCAACCCTCAACCTTGCTCAAAGCCCCAAACTTCTGGAGATGATGCGCGAAGCCTATTTCTGCACCATCTTTTGCGGCATTGAAACACCAGAACCAGAAGCTCTCCATGCAATTTCTAAAGACCAAAATCTGAGTATGCCGATTTTAAAAGCGATTCAGGTTTTAAATAGCTATGGAATGGAAGTTGTATCGGGGATCATCATCGGCTTAGATACAGATACACCAGAAACAGGCGATCGCATTCTCGAATTTATTCGCGCCTCTCAAATTCCCATGTTGACAATTAACCTACTTCATGCATTACCGAGAACTCCTTTATGGCGGAGGTTAGAAGCAGAGGGGCGACTTGTATTTGATGAAAACCGCGAATCAAATGTTGAGTTTTTGATGCCTTACGAGGAAGTTGTCGAAATGTGGCGGCGCTGCATCACCACAGCTTATGAGCCGGAATTTTTATATCAGCGGTTTGCCTACAACATAGAACACACCTATCCAAACCGGATCGAAGTTCCTAACAGCCCAGCTCGCACTTCTGGGGCTAATATTCGCAAAGGTTTAACTTATTTAATCAATATTTTGCTGCGGATAGGCATATTTAGTAACTATCGTCAAACTTTTTGGAAAATGGCCAAACCAGCACTAAAAGCAGGTAATATTGAAAACCTGATTCACGTTGGGCTTGTGGGGCATCATCTGATTAAGTTTGCCCAAGATTGTGCCAAAAACGAAGAATCAGCTTCGTTTTATTCCCAAAAAATCCTGACCAAGGTTCGTAGCTAG
- a CDS encoding pentapeptide repeat-containing protein, protein MSDNNTDTLKNWLIILAVIFIIFLVAFILIFLFSDFAFLNPKGLETEQRLDYGAKALTTLGTIFGGFAVLINAFYAAKRWEAMDKTAEAANKSAEAALQNAKAAQDKQITERFAKAIEQLGNEKIETQLGAIYTLERIAKDSKDDHWTIMEVLTAFVRENAGLNKDKEKAENATPQTHIQAALTVIGRRKSQNDPENQRLDFNNIDISRADLAKANLQKADLAQANLQRAILTGTNLQKAILRKTNLQGAHLIEANLQEAVLRAANLQGAYLTQANLQGAYLIEANLQGVYLNKANLQGADLSKANLQGAFLWGAENLEQQQIESAKGDRTTILPENLQPPKHWNVEVSP, encoded by the coding sequence ATGTCCGATAACAACACAGACACACTTAAGAATTGGTTGATAATTCTAGCTGTCATATTTATCATCTTTTTGGTTGCTTTTATCTTGATATTTTTATTTTCTGATTTTGCATTTTTGAATCCAAAAGGTTTGGAAACGGAGCAAAGGCTGGATTATGGAGCTAAAGCATTAACAACTCTTGGAACGATTTTCGGTGGATTTGCAGTATTAATCAATGCGTTCTATGCAGCTAAGCGTTGGGAAGCTATGGATAAAACTGCTGAAGCTGCAAACAAAAGTGCTGAGGCTGCGCTCCAAAATGCTAAAGCTGCACAAGACAAGCAAATTACAGAACGCTTTGCTAAGGCTATTGAACAGCTTGGGAATGAAAAGATTGAAACGCAATTGGGGGCAATTTATACTCTAGAACGAATCGCTAAAGATTCCAAAGATGATCACTGGACAATCATGGAAGTCCTTACGGCTTTTGTACGAGAGAATGCAGGTTTGAACAAAGACAAGGAAAAGGCAGAGAATGCAACACCTCAGACGCATATTCAAGCAGCCCTTACCGTAATTGGACGGCGCAAGTCTCAGAATGACCCGGAAAATCAGAGATTGGATTTCAATAATATCGATATCAGCAGAGCAGACCTCGCGAAAGCCAACCTGCAAAAGGCAGACCTCGCGCAAGCCAACCTGCAAAGGGCAATCCTGACGGGAACCAACCTGCAAAAGGCAATCCTGAGGAAAACCAATCTGCAAGGAGCGCATCTCATTGAAGCCAATCTGCAAGAGGCAGTCTTGAGAGCAGCCAATCTGCAAGGGGCGTATCTCACTCAAGCCAACCTCCAAGGGGCATATCTCATTGAAGCCAACCTCCAAGGGGTATATCTCAATAAAGCCAATCTCCAAGGGGCAGATCTTAGTAAAGCAAACTTACAGGGGGCATTCCTCTGGGGTGCTGAAAATCTAGAACAACAGCAGATTGAATCAGCAAAAGGCGATCGCACAACAATATTACCGGAAAATCTTCAACCGCCCAAACATTGGAATGTTGAAGTTTCCCCTTAG
- a CDS encoding pentapeptide repeat-containing protein yields MSSKKTDTLLNWLITITVIFACSLTVIFFALSSIKELSIQERIQYRNQALTTTAIIFLASAAMFNAYYAAKRVQAMQKNAIAAEKNLEIDIQNAKLNQDRLVAERFMGAISQLGHEKIETRTGAIYALERVAQDFPKEHWTIMEILTAFVRENTPIQQVKPEPQKPEYSPAIYSNRRKGGSRSTQQLQPNLQEETAKIRTDIQAALTVIARRNLLEDPKDQKLDLRNSDIRRADLVGANLQQADLRGADLSGADLRGADLSEADLNGARLVRCILYETKLLKTSLSRADLSWANLNRANLCGANLRSANLYGASLRAANLQGTNLYKANLQQATLKIANLSGAKLFLANLQGAKLGKANLHMTGLIGANLSGANLNGANLSGANLNAAKLHQTEVYFANLSEASLTEADLYQANLIGVNLQRATLHQANLTQANLMGANFSQANLSDVKLEGTILTGAKNLELQQIKKAVGDRTTRLPDHIEAPTDWRQSG; encoded by the coding sequence ATGTCTTCTAAAAAGACAGACACTCTGTTGAATTGGTTGATAACTATAACAGTTATATTTGCTTGCTCGTTGACTGTAATTTTCTTCGCATTGTCCAGTATTAAAGAATTGTCAATTCAGGAGAGAATACAGTATAGAAACCAAGCATTAACAACCACTGCAATCATTTTTCTGGCATCGGCAGCAATGTTTAATGCTTATTATGCAGCCAAGCGTGTCCAAGCAATGCAGAAAAATGCGATCGCCGCTGAGAAAAACTTAGAAATTGACATTCAAAATGCAAAACTCAATCAAGACAGATTGGTTGCAGAACGCTTTATGGGAGCAATTTCTCAACTGGGACATGAAAAAATTGAAACTCGCACAGGCGCAATTTATGCATTAGAAAGAGTTGCCCAGGATTTCCCCAAAGAACACTGGACAATCATGGAAATCCTCACTGCCTTTGTGCGAGAAAATACACCAATCCAGCAAGTAAAACCAGAGCCTCAAAAGCCAGAATATTCACCGGCTATTTACTCAAATAGGCGCAAAGGTGGGTCACGTTCGACACAGCAGTTGCAGCCAAATCTCCAGGAAGAAACAGCAAAAATACGCACCGATATTCAAGCAGCCTTAACTGTCATCGCCAGACGGAATTTACTCGAAGACCCAAAAGATCAGAAACTTGATTTACGTAATTCCGACATCAGGCGAGCAGATTTAGTGGGAGCTAATCTGCAACAAGCTGACTTACGGGGAGCAGATTTGAGTGGGGCTGACTTGCGGGGAGCAGATTTATCTGAGGCTGACTTGAACGGCGCTAGACTCGTTCGGTGTATTCTCTATGAAACTAAATTGCTCAAAACCAGCTTGAGTAGAGCCGACCTTTCTTGGGCTAACCTCAACCGCGCCAACCTCTGTGGTGCAAATCTGCGTTCAGCCAACCTCTATGGAGCAAGTCTGCGTGCAGCAAATCTGCAAGGAACAAACCTCTATAAAGCCAACTTGCAACAAGCAACCTTGAAAATTGCCAACCTCTCAGGAGCAAAGCTGTTTTTAGCTAACTTGCAAGGAGCAAAACTCGGTAAAGCTAATTTGCACATGACTGGTTTGATTGGTGCCAACCTTTCTGGGGCTAACTTGAATGGTGCCAACCTTTCTGGGGCTAACTTGAATGCAGCCAAACTCCATCAAACAGAAGTCTATTTCGCCAACCTTTCAGAAGCCAGCTTAACCGAAGCAGATTTGTATCAAGCAAACCTCATCGGAGTCAACCTCCAAAGAGCAACTTTGCATCAAGCTAACCTAACTCAGGCAAATCTTATGGGAGCTAACTTTTCCCAAGCTAATCTGAGTGATGTGAAACTTGAAGGGACAATTTTGACGGGAGCGAAAAACCTAGAGTTGCAGCAGATTAAAAAAGCAGTTGGCGATCGCACTACTCGCTTACCCGATCATATAGAAGCACCGACCGATTGGCGACAATCAGGCTGA
- a CDS encoding Uma2 family endonuclease — MFNYNPLDCLPSSAELPDSDNTPVDNELQILIPNLLLAILASIWQNRDDWFFGINMGVYHTPSKEAIVPDGFLSLGVERFVGENGRSSYVLWEEEGIPPILALEVVSQTYNGEYEQKKIDYAELGILYYVIYAPTRLRRKRQRLEVYRLVEDKYILQPGDKIWMPEIDLGIGREQGIYQGRMREWLYWYDEHGKRYSTPEEQLQNLLARLQQQGIDPNTL; from the coding sequence ATGTTCAACTACAATCCGTTAGACTGCCTACCTTCATCGGCAGAATTACCAGATTCAGATAATACCCCTGTGGATAACGAACTGCAAATATTAATTCCCAACTTATTGCTAGCTATCTTAGCGTCGATTTGGCAAAACCGTGATGACTGGTTTTTCGGCATTAACATGGGAGTTTATCATACACCAAGTAAAGAAGCCATAGTTCCGGATGGTTTCTTGAGTTTAGGTGTAGAACGTTTTGTTGGAGAAAATGGACGTTCTAGTTACGTTTTGTGGGAAGAAGAAGGCATTCCACCAATTTTAGCTTTAGAAGTTGTTTCTCAAACTTACAACGGCGAATACGAACAGAAAAAAATTGATTATGCCGAATTAGGCATTTTGTATTATGTCATTTATGCTCCAACTCGCCTGCGGCGTAAGCGTCAACGCTTAGAAGTTTATCGCTTAGTTGAAGATAAATACATTTTACAACCAGGGGATAAAATTTGGATGCCAGAAATTGATTTAGGTATTGGACGTGAACAAGGTATTTATCAAGGAAGGATGCGGGAATGGTTATATTGGTATGATGAGCATGGTAAAAGATACTCAACGCCAGAAGAACAATTACAAAATCTGTTAGCCAGATTACAACAGCAAGGAATTGACCCAAATACACTTTAA
- a CDS encoding tetratricopeptide repeat protein — protein sequence MSAEDFFNQGFNKNLQGDYQAAIAAYTQAINLNPDYAEAYHNRGIISSSQLKDYHGAIANFNRAIQINPNFTTAYYHRGNAHYFLGDYEKAIADHNQALAIDPNFAQSYHSRGNAYFALADYDKAIADYIQTIEISTQLADNINIDIANAYHNRGVARLDQSDSQGAIADFQEALQWYPHFAAAYSNRGNIHQLLGNYHEAIADHDRALELDPNLAEAYHNRGNAYYALADYESAIASYNQALKINPNFAGAYYNRGLVLSHLQDYQAAIEDFNQALKLNPDDVQAYCERGLVRSTLEDYEGAIADYDRALQENPTLALVYGFRANALRRLGNYQGAIEDGNRLLQLNPNLAEGYCDRAAARRSIGDHKGAIKDYDRALQINDNLAAAYYGRGIAREALQDFQGAIDDNTQAIELIPDFSQAYCNRGNARRLLGDEYGAIADYDKALEINPDLVEAYYNRASTRYALEEYESAIADYTQALQINPQSAAFYSDRANARYAIEDYQGAIKDYSRAIAIDPSFAEDWYNRGRSYSLLEDFNLALADLNQALQRQPHWASAYILRADVYRNLGDLQRAITDFQKSADLYYQEGNIQYYQQIIQLIEQLQEE from the coding sequence ATGAGTGCTGAAGATTTTTTCAACCAAGGATTCAATAAAAATTTGCAAGGGGATTATCAAGCAGCGATCGCAGCTTACACCCAAGCAATCAACCTCAATCCTGATTACGCTGAAGCCTACCATAATCGAGGCATTATTTCAAGTTCTCAACTTAAGGATTATCACGGTGCGATCGCCAATTTCAACCGAGCAATACAAATCAACCCCAATTTCACCACAGCCTACTATCACCGAGGCAATGCACATTACTTTTTAGGAGATTATGAAAAAGCGATCGCCGATCATAACCAAGCATTAGCCATCGACCCTAACTTCGCCCAATCTTACCACAGTCGCGGTAATGCCTACTTTGCCCTAGCAGATTACGACAAAGCGATCGCCGATTATATCCAAACCATCGAAATCAGCACCCAATTAGCTGATAACATCAATATTGATATTGCCAATGCCTATCATAATCGCGGTGTAGCTCGTCTCGATCAGAGCGATTCTCAAGGAGCGATCGCAGATTTTCAGGAAGCTTTACAGTGGTATCCCCATTTTGCCGCAGCTTACAGCAATCGCGGTAATATTCACCAACTCTTAGGAAATTATCACGAAGCGATCGCCGATCACGATCGGGCATTAGAATTAGATCCTAACTTGGCAGAAGCTTATCATAATCGAGGTAATGCCTACTACGCTCTAGCAGATTATGAAAGTGCGATCGCTTCTTACAACCAGGCGTTAAAAATTAACCCCAACTTTGCCGGCGCATATTACAATCGCGGTTTGGTTCTGTCTCACCTCCAAGATTATCAAGCCGCAATTGAGGATTTTAACCAAGCACTGAAACTCAATCCTGATGATGTGCAAGCTTATTGCGAAAGGGGTCTTGTGCGTAGCACTCTTGAGGACTATGAAGGTGCAATCGCAGATTATGACCGAGCATTGCAAGAAAATCCCACACTAGCTTTAGTATACGGCTTTCGGGCCAATGCTCTGCGGCGATTGGGAAACTATCAAGGTGCAATTGAAGATGGTAATCGCTTATTACAACTCAATCCTAACTTAGCTGAAGGATATTGCGATCGCGCCGCGGCTCGTCGTTCTATAGGAGATCATAAAGGAGCAATCAAAGATTACGATCGGGCATTGCAGATTAATGATAACTTAGCCGCAGCTTATTATGGTCGGGGTATCGCCCGTGAAGCTTTGCAAGATTTCCAAGGAGCAATTGATGATAACACCCAAGCCATAGAATTGATTCCTGACTTTTCCCAAGCATACTGCAATCGGGGCAATGCTCGTCGTCTTTTAGGGGATGAATATGGAGCAATTGCAGATTATGACAAAGCTTTAGAAATCAATCCCGATTTAGTTGAAGCATATTATAATCGGGCTTCTACCCGCTATGCTCTAGAAGAATATGAAAGTGCGATCGCAGATTACACCCAAGCTTTGCAAATCAATCCCCAATCTGCTGCATTTTACAGCGATCGGGCTAACGCTCGCTACGCCATAGAAGATTATCAGGGTGCAATCAAAGATTACAGTCGGGCAATTGCGATCGATCCCAGCTTTGCTGAAGATTGGTACAATCGGGGGCGTAGCTATTCTCTGTTGGAAGACTTCAACTTAGCCTTAGCGGACTTAAACCAAGCCCTACAGCGTCAACCTCATTGGGCTTCAGCTTACATTCTCAGAGCTGATGTCTACCGAAATTTGGGTGACTTGCAACGAGCAATTACTGATTTCCAGAAATCCGCAGACTTGTATTATCAAGAAGGAAATATCCAGTATTATCAACAAATTATTCAGCTAATTGAACAACTTCAAGAAGAATAG
- a CDS encoding thioredoxin family protein produces the protein MSTDSPVNSVEKSESTLGKRLRNFLIAIVAIALSVAFVLGLRTETTSASLAKLSEASTPLEVAMTNGKPSLVEFYADWCTVCQKMAPDIAQLETEYADKLNFVMLNVDNTKWLPEMLKYRVDGIPHFVFLKSGGETIAQAIGDQPRSIMASNLEALVTGSSLPYGQSSGQVSKFSAPVAPTASQDDPRSHGSQVVN, from the coding sequence ATGAGTACGGATTCACCTGTGAACTCTGTTGAAAAATCTGAATCCACCTTAGGGAAGCGTTTGAGAAACTTCTTAATTGCAATCGTGGCGATCGCCCTTAGCGTTGCCTTTGTCTTAGGATTGCGAACTGAAACGACTTCGGCTTCCCTGGCAAAATTAAGTGAAGCATCCACACCGCTAGAAGTAGCAATGACTAACGGTAAACCATCTCTGGTGGAGTTTTATGCTGATTGGTGTACTGTCTGCCAAAAAATGGCACCAGATATCGCTCAACTAGAAACAGAATATGCTGACAAGCTAAATTTTGTGATGCTGAATGTGGATAATACCAAGTGGTTACCAGAAATGTTGAAATATCGTGTGGATGGGATTCCGCATTTTGTGTTCTTGAAGTCGGGTGGGGAAACCATCGCCCAAGCGATCGGCGATCAACCCCGCAGCATTATGGCTAGCAACTTAGAGGCTTTAGTTACTGGTTCGTCTCTCCCCTATGGTCAATCTAGCGGCCAAGTTTCCAAATTCTCAGCCCCAGTAGCACCAACAGCTAGTCAAGATGACCCCCGCAGTCATGGTAGCCAAGTGGTAAATTAA